Proteins found in one Eretmochelys imbricata isolate rEreImb1 chromosome 9, rEreImb1.hap1, whole genome shotgun sequence genomic segment:
- the TMEM212 gene encoding transmembrane protein 212, with translation MKTKSLYEGTGGTLITFGIISIFSGIFAFFPVFSYKPWFAGWSVRIACPIWNGTLAVIAGVLILLADRGQTQRSLWEASFAFGILSIMGSPIQFAVAIVSILLGPYCYYSFAGIAGTNYLGYAVLFPFPYKEFMSLCKDPLHYEWYHLVLQILDLCSSFVMFCGSLAIVIKLTARLLQFGHLNVSINHYRESGLLPITQ, from the exons aTGAAAACAAAGAGCCTGTATGAGGGTACCGGAGGGACACTTATTACCTTTGGGATTATAAGCATTTTCTCTGGAatttttgctttctttcctgttttttcttaTAAGCCTTGGTTTGCTGGCTGGAGCGTTCGAATCGCCTGTCCCATCTGGAATGGAACTTTG GCTGTTATTGCTGGTGTACTTATTCTTTTGGCTGACAGAGGACAAACACAAAGATCACTT TGGGAAGCTAGCTTCGCCTTTGGCATATTGAGCATCATGGGCTCCCCAATTCAATTTGCTGTTGCAATTGTCTCCATCCTGCTTGGTCCATATTGCTACTATTCATTTGCTGGGATTGCAGGGACCAACTATCTCGGTTATGCAGTTTTGTTCCCTTTTCCCTACAAGGAATTTATGTCTCTTTGCAAGGACCCATTGCACTACGAGTGGTACCATCTGGTTCTACAAATACTAGACCTTTGCTCAAGTTTTGTCATGTTTTGTGGTTCTTTGGCTATTGTGATCAAGCTCACTGCAAGACTGCTCCAATTTGGACATTTAAATGTGAGTATCAATCATTATAGGGAAAGCGGATTACTGCCAATAACACAGTAG